The following are encoded in a window of Rhizobium sp. WYJ-E13 genomic DNA:
- a CDS encoding ABC transporter permease, with the protein MKPDTLKDKIVPVLTILLVLVAIWYVAAVILNTPFQRDMDTRNNITSTTIEFIGSTLSQPKPVLPAPHQVAQNVFENTFLRKLSSNRSLVYHAGVTLSSTVLGFAFGTLLGVVIAVGIIHIKALDRSLMPWIIASQTVPILAVAPMIIVVLGSINITGLIPKALISTYLSFFPVAVGMVKGLRSPEVMHLDLMRTYNATAAQTFWKLRVPASIPFLFTSMKVAIAASLVGTIVGELPTGAVAGIGSKLLAGSYYSQTIDIWAALVAGSVLAAILVAIVGLAGKIVDRAMGGRPA; encoded by the coding sequence ATGAAACCCGACACCCTCAAGGACAAGATCGTCCCTGTCCTCACCATTCTACTGGTCCTGGTCGCCATCTGGTATGTCGCCGCGGTCATCCTGAACACGCCCTTCCAGCGTGACATGGATACCCGCAACAACATCACCTCGACGACGATAGAATTTATCGGCAGCACCCTCTCCCAGCCAAAGCCCGTCCTGCCGGCGCCGCATCAGGTGGCGCAGAACGTCTTCGAGAACACGTTTCTCAGAAAGCTCTCCAGCAATCGCAGCCTCGTCTACCACGCGGGCGTCACCCTCTCCTCAACCGTTCTCGGCTTTGCGTTCGGCACGTTGCTTGGCGTCGTCATTGCCGTCGGCATCATCCATATCAAGGCGCTTGACCGCAGCCTGATGCCCTGGATCATAGCCTCGCAGACCGTGCCAATCCTGGCGGTCGCACCCATGATCATCGTCGTTCTCGGTTCGATCAACATCACAGGCCTGATCCCGAAGGCCCTGATATCAACCTATCTCTCCTTCTTCCCGGTCGCTGTCGGCATGGTGAAAGGGTTACGTTCGCCGGAAGTCATGCATCTCGACCTGATGCGCACCTACAACGCCACGGCTGCACAAACCTTCTGGAAGCTGCGCGTGCCCGCTTCCATTCCCTTCCTCTTCACCTCTATGAAGGTGGCGATCGCCGCAAGCCTCGTCGGCACCATCGTCGGCGAGCTGCCGACCGGTGCCGTTGCCGGCATCGGCTCTAAACTGCTTGCCGGCTCCTATTACAGCCAGACGATCGATATCTGGGCCGCCCTTGTCGCCGGCTCCGTGCTGGCGGCCATTCTCGTCGCCATTGTCGGCCTCGCAGGCAAGATCGTCGATCGCGCGATGGGCGGGAGGCCGGCATGA
- a CDS encoding ABC transporter ATP-binding protein: MQAPSVVSAKDLCLTYQTNDGPVHALSDVSLDIRKGEFVSFIGPSGCGKTTFLRVIADLEHKTSGDIAINGMTPDEARKARAYGYVFQAPALYPWRTIEKNIALPLEIMGYPKPEQKKRIAEALDLVELTGFDKKFPWQLSGGMQQRASIARALAFDADLLLMDEPFGALDEIVRDHLNAALLKLWARTNKTICFVTHSIPEAVYLSTKIVVMSPRPGRVTDVIDSTLPNERPLDIRETPEFLEIAHRVREGLRAGHSYEQ; this comes from the coding sequence ATGCAAGCACCCTCCGTCGTATCCGCCAAGGATCTCTGTCTCACCTACCAGACGAATGACGGGCCGGTGCATGCGCTGAGCGATGTCAGTCTCGACATCCGCAAGGGAGAATTTGTCTCCTTCATCGGTCCCTCCGGCTGCGGCAAGACCACTTTCCTGCGCGTCATCGCTGATCTCGAGCACAAGACATCAGGCGATATCGCCATCAATGGCATGACGCCGGATGAAGCCCGCAAGGCCCGTGCCTATGGCTACGTCTTCCAGGCACCGGCCCTTTATCCCTGGCGCACGATCGAAAAGAACATCGCCCTGCCGCTGGAGATCATGGGTTATCCGAAGCCCGAGCAGAAGAAACGCATCGCGGAAGCACTCGACCTCGTCGAGCTCACGGGCTTCGACAAGAAGTTCCCCTGGCAGCTCTCCGGCGGCATGCAGCAGCGCGCCTCGATCGCCCGCGCCCTTGCCTTCGATGCCGACCTGCTCCTGATGGACGAACCCTTCGGCGCGCTTGACGAAATCGTCCGCGATCACCTCAACGCCGCCCTTCTGAAACTCTGGGCACGCACCAACAAGACGATCTGCTTCGTCACCCATTCCATTCCGGAAGCCGTCTACCTCTCCACCAAGATCGTCGTCATGTCGCCACGCCCAGGCCGTGTGACGGATGTGATCGACTCGACATTGCCGAACGAGCGCCCGCTCGACATTCGCGAGACACCGGAATTCCTGGAAATCGCCCACCGCGTTCGCGAGGGGCTGAGGGCGGGGCATAGTTATGAGCAGTAG
- a CDS encoding ABC transporter permease has protein sequence MRQVTISWQGLIALLCAFGAMALLPLFAAGATHPPSAGTVGLTSLLAIAAALVSFAPLPVTLVAAVLFVGAHGGAWLLLGTLTGNEGFAAPAFFLLLAACWLLAWRCVTKLSEIPPTEPASQWLLRLLIPAIFGAWILIIWEAITRGAGIPFVILPPPSAIWARISGSLPILGEDVRQTIFKAVLIGYAIGCLSGFVVAILADRVAFLRRGLLPIGNMVSALPIIGVAPIMVMWFGFDWQSKAAVVIIMTFFPMLVNTVAGLAASGNMERDLMRTYASNYWQTLVKLRLPAAMPFIFNALKINSTLALIGAIVAEFFGTPIVGMGFRISTEMGRMNVDMVWAEIAVAALAGSVFYGVVALAERAVTFWHPSIRGG, from the coding sequence ATGAGGCAGGTAACGATTTCCTGGCAGGGCCTAATCGCTCTCCTCTGCGCCTTCGGTGCGATGGCCTTGCTGCCGCTCTTTGCGGCGGGCGCAACCCATCCTCCATCTGCAGGCACTGTCGGGCTGACCTCCCTGCTTGCGATCGCTGCAGCGCTTGTGTCCTTTGCGCCTCTCCCAGTAACGCTCGTCGCAGCAGTCCTTTTTGTCGGCGCTCACGGGGGCGCATGGCTGCTGCTCGGCACGCTCACGGGCAATGAAGGTTTCGCCGCCCCCGCTTTCTTTCTGCTGCTCGCTGCCTGCTGGCTGCTCGCATGGCGTTGCGTGACGAAACTTTCCGAGATCCCGCCGACAGAACCGGCCAGCCAATGGCTGCTGCGCCTGCTCATTCCAGCGATCTTCGGAGCCTGGATCCTCATCATTTGGGAGGCGATCACACGTGGCGCCGGCATCCCGTTCGTCATCCTGCCGCCGCCAAGCGCGATCTGGGCGCGCATATCCGGCTCCCTGCCGATCCTCGGCGAAGATGTCAGGCAGACGATCTTTAAAGCGGTTCTGATCGGATACGCCATCGGTTGCCTTAGCGGCTTCGTGGTCGCCATCCTTGCTGACCGCGTCGCCTTCCTGCGCCGCGGCCTGCTGCCGATCGGCAATATGGTCTCTGCCCTGCCGATCATCGGGGTGGCGCCCATCATGGTCATGTGGTTCGGTTTCGACTGGCAGTCGAAGGCAGCGGTCGTCATCATCATGACCTTCTTCCCGATGCTGGTGAACACGGTCGCCGGCCTTGCCGCCTCCGGCAATATGGAGCGCGACCTGATGCGCACCTACGCATCGAACTACTGGCAGACGCTCGTAAAGCTCCGGCTTCCCGCCGCCATGCCCTTCATTTTCAATGCACTGAAGATCAACTCGACGCTGGCGCTGATTGGTGCCATCGTTGCGGAATTCTTCGGAACGCCGATCGTCGGCATGGGCTTCCGCATCTCCACCGAGATGGGCCGCATGAATGTCGACATGGTCTGGGCCGAGATCGCCGTCGCGGCGCTCGCTGGCTCCGTCTTCTATGGTGTCGTCGCCCTTGCCGAGAGGGCGGTGACGTTCTGGCATCCGTCTATCCGTGGTGGTTAG
- a CDS encoding efflux RND transporter permease subunit — MNFSAWSIRNPVAPLLAFCLLIFIGMQSFNKLPITRFPNIDVPLVSISVTQSGASPAELEMQVTKEIEDAIASITGIDEIQSTVTDGSSQTNVMFRMEVPTEQAVQDVKDAIDRIRSDLPATAETPIVTKVDVEGQAIQTFAVSSPDMSLEELSWFVDDTIKRALQGQAGIGRVDRYGGAEREVRIELTPDKLNAHGITAASVNQQLRGTNVDLGSGRGQVAGSEQAIRVLGDARNVAELADTTIALPSGRFVKLSDLGVIKDTYEEPKSFSRFNDTPVVTFGVFRSKGASEVSVAETVAQSLDKVRSENPNVKIEMIDDSVYFTYGNYEAAIHTLLEGALLAVVVVLLFLRNWRATLISAIALPLSAIPTFWVMDMMGFSLNLVSFLALTLATGILVDDAIVEIENIARHIKMGKTPYRAAIEAADEIGLAVIATTFTIIAVFVPVSFMPGIPGQYFIQFGLTVAFSVFFSLMVARLITPMMAAYLMRAEDAMEDHHDNDGLLMKGYTRLVSGTTRKWYWRYTTLIVAFLLTVGSVISLFMFVPGSFLPPEDASRIVLSVELPPNARLDDTEKTTNAIYDRVKDINGVESVFVLGGASPKGELELRRATITLALDKLDQSLVKKVVNDVIGHIPVIGPKLPKVEVHGRERPQWNIEKEVFAKLRDIPDVHILKLNDRGERDLSFNFLSKNEQDLNDAVGILESKLRADPLLANVSADGALPRPELQVRPRKDEAARLGITPQQISETIRVATIGDVDAALAKISLDDRQIPIRVQASLDMRRDLSAIRALKIQTASGGTVPLATVADIDYSEGVSSIKRNNRYRVVSIGSDLPQGVALDTASARFRQIVNEAKIPATVHLAESGDTKVQTEMQQSFVNAMLMGLLLVLTVLILLFKDVIQPFTILFSLPLAIGGVAAGLIVTSNPLSMPVMIGILMLMGIVTKNAILLVDFAIEMRHQGMARVEAMVEAGRKRARPIIMTSIAMSAGMLPSALGVGEGGSFRAPMAIAVIGGIIVSTVLSLVVVPSFFLIMDDLSRLLGWIFGRLVGRKDNEDLPLSREDLTRLARENSSDIDALEERLTAIEKPESKRKIGNDTNVLRLPPFAAE, encoded by the coding sequence ATGAATTTTTCAGCCTGGTCCATTCGAAATCCGGTCGCGCCGCTCCTGGCCTTCTGCCTGTTGATATTCATCGGCATGCAGTCCTTCAACAAGCTGCCGATCACGCGCTTCCCGAACATCGACGTGCCGCTCGTTTCAATTAGCGTGACGCAGAGCGGCGCTTCGCCGGCCGAACTCGAAATGCAGGTGACGAAGGAGATCGAAGACGCGATCGCCTCCATCACCGGTATCGACGAAATCCAGTCGACAGTAACCGACGGCAGCTCGCAGACCAACGTCATGTTCCGGATGGAAGTGCCGACGGAACAGGCCGTTCAGGACGTCAAGGACGCGATCGACCGCATCCGCAGCGATCTGCCGGCAACCGCCGAGACACCGATCGTCACCAAGGTCGACGTCGAAGGCCAGGCGATCCAGACTTTCGCGGTTTCCTCACCGGATATGTCGCTGGAAGAACTCTCCTGGTTCGTCGACGATACGATCAAGCGTGCGCTGCAGGGCCAGGCCGGCATCGGCCGCGTCGACCGTTACGGCGGCGCCGAGCGTGAAGTCCGCATCGAGCTCACCCCCGACAAGCTCAATGCTCACGGCATTACCGCCGCAAGCGTAAACCAGCAGCTGCGTGGCACCAACGTCGATCTAGGCTCCGGCCGCGGCCAGGTGGCGGGCAGCGAGCAGGCGATCCGCGTTCTTGGTGACGCCCGCAACGTCGCCGAGCTCGCCGACACGACGATTGCGCTCCCGAGCGGCCGTTTCGTCAAACTGTCCGATCTCGGCGTTATCAAGGACACCTACGAGGAGCCGAAATCCTTCTCGCGCTTTAACGATACGCCGGTCGTCACCTTCGGCGTCTTCCGCTCGAAGGGGGCCAGCGAAGTCAGCGTCGCCGAAACCGTAGCGCAGAGCCTCGACAAGGTGCGGAGCGAAAACCCGAATGTGAAGATCGAGATGATCGACGATTCGGTCTATTTCACCTACGGCAACTACGAAGCCGCCATTCATACGCTGCTCGAAGGCGCGCTGCTCGCCGTCGTCGTCGTCCTGCTGTTCCTCCGCAACTGGCGGGCAACCCTGATTTCCGCCATCGCCCTTCCGCTCTCCGCGATCCCGACCTTCTGGGTTATGGACATGATGGGCTTCTCGTTGAACCTCGTCAGCTTCCTCGCCTTGACACTCGCGACGGGTATTCTTGTCGACGACGCCATCGTGGAAATCGAAAACATCGCTCGCCACATCAAGATGGGCAAGACGCCCTATCGAGCGGCGATCGAGGCGGCAGACGAAATCGGTCTTGCCGTCATTGCCACGACCTTCACGATCATCGCCGTCTTCGTGCCCGTTTCCTTCATGCCGGGCATTCCAGGCCAATATTTCATTCAGTTCGGCCTGACCGTCGCCTTCTCCGTCTTCTTCTCGCTGATGGTCGCGCGCCTCATCACCCCGATGATGGCCGCTTATCTGATGCGTGCCGAAGACGCGATGGAAGACCATCACGACAATGATGGCTTGCTGATGAAGGGCTATACGCGTCTTGTCAGCGGCACGACCCGCAAGTGGTATTGGCGTTATACGACTCTGATCGTAGCCTTTCTCTTGACGGTTGGGTCAGTCATCTCGCTGTTCATGTTCGTGCCCGGCAGCTTCCTGCCGCCGGAAGACGCCTCACGCATCGTTCTCTCGGTCGAACTGCCGCCGAACGCGCGGCTCGACGACACCGAGAAGACGACCAATGCGATCTACGACAGGGTCAAGGATATCAACGGCGTCGAAAGCGTCTTCGTTCTCGGCGGCGCATCGCCGAAGGGCGAGCTCGAACTGCGCCGCGCGACCATCACGCTCGCACTCGACAAGCTCGACCAGTCGCTGGTCAAGAAGGTGGTCAACGACGTGATCGGCCATATTCCGGTCATCGGCCCGAAACTGCCGAAGGTGGAAGTCCATGGCCGTGAGCGCCCGCAATGGAATATCGAGAAGGAAGTCTTCGCCAAACTGCGCGACATTCCCGACGTTCATATCCTGAAGCTCAACGACCGCGGCGAACGCGACCTTTCCTTCAACTTCCTCTCCAAGAACGAGCAGGACCTGAACGATGCGGTCGGCATTCTGGAATCCAAGCTCCGCGCCGATCCGCTGCTTGCCAATGTCAGCGCCGACGGCGCCCTGCCCCGTCCGGAATTGCAGGTTCGTCCGCGCAAGGACGAGGCTGCCCGCCTCGGCATCACGCCGCAGCAGATCTCCGAGACGATCCGCGTCGCCACCATCGGCGATGTCGATGCGGCTCTTGCCAAGATCTCGCTCGACGATCGCCAGATCCCGATCCGGGTCCAGGCCTCGCTCGACATGCGCCGCGATCTCTCGGCCATTAGGGCGTTGAAGATCCAGACCGCCAGCGGCGGCACCGTTCCGCTCGCAACCGTGGCCGATATCGACTATTCGGAAGGCGTAAGCTCGATCAAGCGCAACAATCGCTATCGCGTGGTCTCGATCGGCTCCGATCTGCCTCAGGGTGTCGCGCTCGACACGGCCTCGGCCCGTTTCCGCCAGATCGTCAACGAGGCCAAGATCCCAGCCACGGTGCATCTCGCCGAAAGCGGCGATACCAAGGTGCAGACGGAGATGCAGCAGAGCTTCGTCAACGCCATGCTGATGGGCCTTCTCCTGGTGCTGACGGTGCTGATCCTGCTCTTCAAGGACGTGATCCAGCCCTTCACCATCCTGTTCTCGCTGCCGCTCGCCATCGGCGGCGTCGCGGCAGGCCTGATCGTCACCAGCAATCCGCTGTCCATGCCGGTCATGATCGGCATCCTGATGCTGATGGGTATCGTCACCAAGAATGCCATCCTGCTCGTGGATTTCGCGATCGAGATGCGCCACCAGGGCATGGCTCGTGTCGAGGCCATGGTCGAAGCCGGCCGCAAGCGCGCCCGCCCGATCATCATGACCTCGATCGCCATGTCGGCCGGCATGCTGCCCTCCGCGCTCGGCGTTGGTGAAGGCGGCTCGTTCCGCGCGCCGATGGCGATCGCCGTGATCGGCGGTATCATCGTCTCGACGGTGCTCTCGCTCGTTGTCGTACCGTCCTTCTTCCTGATCATGGACGACCTTTCCCGCCTGCTCGGCTGGATCTTCGGCCGTCTCGTCGGCAGAAAGGACAACGAGGACCTGCCGTTGTCACGCGAAGACCTCACCCGCCTCGCCCGCGAGAACAGCAGCGATATCGATGCGCTGGAAGAGCGTCTGACTGCGATCGAGAAGCCCGAAAGCAAGCGCAAAATCGGCAACGACACGAACGTGCTGCGGCTGCCGCCATTCGCGGCCGAGTAA
- a CDS encoding efflux RND transporter periplasmic adaptor subunit, which translates to MALKPHALRRASTSPAAAFAVSALLAAAFAASAVFAEEPQVTHAQTQASQNLPAIVVTTALNRTLVDRVIGTGTVKPVEEVYIQPQVEGLSIRTLKADVGDKVQAESTLATLNDDALVLTKSQMMATKAKGEASLAQLRAQLIEAQANAEQARQQQARAQEMGKKGTVSTAQVEQADATAAAANARVASAEQAIEVAEADLKVFDSQIADADLKLARTDVKTPVAGTISAKNAKVGAIAAGNGDPLFTLIRDGDIELVAEVAESDIVRITAGQKATISLSGSREKLSGAVRLVSPTVDPVTRLGLVHISIDDDSKARSGMYGSAEIIVRETEGVSLPLTAVLTGSEGSSARRVENGVVKFAKIETGIQDGAYVEITSGLKTGDEVVAKAGAYVRDGDHITPVREQPSASN; encoded by the coding sequence ATGGCACTCAAGCCGCACGCATTACGACGCGCCTCCACTTCCCCTGCCGCCGCTTTTGCGGTCTCGGCTCTTCTTGCGGCCGCTTTTGCGGCCTCGGCTGTATTTGCCGAGGAACCCCAGGTCACGCATGCGCAGACCCAGGCTTCCCAGAACCTGCCGGCAATCGTCGTCACCACGGCGCTGAACCGCACCCTCGTCGACCGTGTCATCGGCACGGGAACCGTCAAGCCCGTCGAGGAAGTCTATATCCAGCCGCAGGTTGAAGGCCTCTCCATTCGCACCCTGAAGGCCGATGTCGGCGACAAGGTTCAGGCCGAAAGCACGCTGGCGACGCTGAACGATGACGCTCTGGTGCTGACCAAGAGCCAGATGATGGCGACGAAAGCCAAGGGCGAGGCAAGCCTCGCCCAGCTGCGCGCCCAGCTCATCGAAGCACAAGCCAATGCCGAACAGGCAAGGCAGCAGCAGGCCCGCGCCCAGGAAATGGGTAAGAAGGGCACGGTTTCGACCGCACAGGTCGAACAGGCCGATGCGACCGCCGCTGCCGCCAACGCGCGCGTCGCTTCCGCCGAGCAGGCGATCGAAGTCGCCGAAGCCGATCTCAAGGTCTTTGACAGCCAGATTGCCGATGCGGATCTGAAGCTCGCCCGAACCGACGTGAAGACGCCGGTCGCTGGCACGATCTCGGCGAAGAACGCCAAGGTCGGCGCCATTGCCGCCGGCAACGGCGATCCGCTATTCACGCTTATCCGCGACGGCGATATCGAGCTTGTCGCCGAAGTCGCCGAAAGCGACATTGTCAGGATCACGGCCGGCCAGAAGGCGACGATCTCGCTTTCCGGCAGCCGCGAGAAGCTTTCCGGCGCAGTGCGCCTGGTGTCGCCGACCGTCGATCCGGTCACCCGCCTCGGTCTCGTCCATATCTCCATCGACGACGACAGCAAGGCGCGTTCCGGCATGTATGGCAGCGCCGAGATCATCGTCCGCGAGACCGAGGGCGTATCGCTTCCGCTGACGGCGGTGCTCACCGGCAGCGAAGGCTCCTCTGCCCGCAGGGTCGAGAATGGCGTGGTGAAATTCGCTAAGATCGAAACCGGCATCCAGGACGGGGCCTATGTCGAAATCACAAGTGGATTGAAGACCGGCGACGAAGTCGTGGCCAAGGCGGGCGCCTATGTCCGCGACGGCGACCACATCACTCCGGTGCGCGAACAGCCTTCGGCTTCCAACTAA
- a CDS encoding Crp/Fnr family transcriptional regulator, translating to MNRMLMPSSRDRVLLSRAGIFAELDSTETEALRACSTVISSVPHDILFQEGEPGVYFYIVLEGYVRLFRLNGEGREADIRICEPGDSFAECLIQAGGVYRYGAQSMDNTVLARFHIGKVRALLAEHPQIGTAIMRSLSLHLLSTMECLANDRMQTAPQRVAHYLLSHCVEEGPATASLRLPFPKNLLARKLGLAPEALSRAFSTLKSAGVTVRGRFIAISDVNTLRQI from the coding sequence ATGAACAGAATGCTGATGCCGAGCAGCCGCGACCGCGTGCTGCTTTCCAGAGCCGGAATATTTGCAGAACTGGACAGCACGGAGACCGAGGCGCTGCGCGCCTGCTCCACCGTGATCTCTTCCGTTCCGCACGACATTCTCTTTCAGGAAGGCGAACCTGGCGTTTATTTCTACATCGTGCTGGAGGGCTACGTCCGGCTCTTTCGTTTGAACGGAGAGGGTCGCGAGGCAGACATCCGCATCTGCGAGCCGGGCGACAGCTTCGCCGAATGTCTGATCCAGGCAGGCGGCGTCTATCGTTATGGCGCCCAGTCGATGGACAACACGGTGCTTGCCCGCTTCCACATCGGCAAGGTACGAGCCCTCTTGGCGGAACACCCACAGATCGGCACCGCAATCATGCGCAGCCTGTCGCTGCATCTGCTGTCGACGATGGAATGCCTTGCCAATGACCGGATGCAGACGGCACCGCAGCGCGTGGCGCACTACCTTCTCTCGCATTGCGTGGAGGAAGGACCGGCAACGGCATCGCTGCGGCTGCCCTTCCCGAAGAACCTGCTCGCGCGCAAGCTCGGCCTGGCGCCGGAGGCATTATCCCGTGCCTTCTCGACGCTCAAATCGGCAGGCGTTACCGTGCGCGGCCGCTTCATCGCCATCAGCGACGTTAATACGCTCAGGCAGATATGA
- a CDS encoding LacI family DNA-binding transcriptional regulator, with amino-acid sequence MGKGHVRLADVAKAAGVSQGTASNVFSRPDVVREEVRERVLNVARELGYGGPDIKGRLLRAGRVNAIGVAAVEPLAYFFDDPWARSLMTAIGEVCDASGTGIAVVSAMNEERLAWNINSALVDGFILLCVEGGERLVELTRQRQLPFIALALGIEDETIPAIGIDNVSGGAVAARHLLELGHRDIAILSIGDVDGLVGLVAPERVNPEMEATPRDRMHGYWQAMAEYGIPREAVPIQGTLHDRPSTLTAMEALFSSDNPPTAILAMSDKVALFAMQWLAEQGLKVPEDVSIIGFDGVPEAATSLPRLTTVAQPFAEIARRAVTAILENALPADHEALDLELVVRDSTAKPRLR; translated from the coding sequence TTGGGCAAAGGGCATGTGAGGTTGGCTGATGTCGCCAAGGCGGCAGGCGTATCGCAGGGTACGGCATCGAATGTCTTCAGCCGTCCGGACGTGGTCCGGGAGGAAGTGCGGGAACGGGTGCTCAATGTCGCCCGCGAACTCGGTTACGGCGGGCCTGATATCAAGGGCAGGCTGCTCAGGGCAGGGCGGGTGAACGCGATCGGCGTCGCCGCCGTCGAGCCGCTCGCCTATTTTTTCGACGATCCCTGGGCACGCTCCCTGATGACCGCGATCGGCGAGGTCTGTGATGCAAGCGGCACCGGTATTGCTGTCGTATCGGCAATGAACGAGGAGCGGCTTGCCTGGAACATCAACAGCGCGCTTGTCGACGGCTTCATCCTGCTGTGCGTGGAAGGCGGGGAGAGGCTGGTGGAGCTCACCCGGCAGCGTCAGCTGCCGTTCATCGCGCTTGCGCTCGGCATCGAGGACGAGACCATTCCGGCAATCGGGATCGACAATGTCTCGGGCGGGGCGGTGGCTGCGCGGCATCTGCTGGAACTCGGGCACCGTGACATCGCGATTCTGTCGATCGGCGATGTCGATGGCCTTGTCGGCCTGGTGGCGCCGGAGCGTGTGAACCCCGAAATGGAGGCCACGCCACGCGACCGCATGCACGGCTACTGGCAGGCGATGGCAGAATACGGCATCCCACGTGAAGCCGTCCCGATCCAAGGAACACTGCATGACAGGCCGAGCACGCTGACGGCAATGGAAGCCCTCTTCTCCTCCGACAATCCGCCGACGGCCATTCTGGCGATGTCGGACAAGGTTGCGCTGTTTGCCATGCAATGGCTGGCCGAACAGGGGCTGAAGGTGCCCGAAGATGTCTCCATCATCGGCTTTGATGGCGTGCCCGAGGCGGCGACCTCGCTGCCGCGCCTGACCACGGTCGCCCAGCCTTTTGCCGAAATCGCCCGGCGCGCAGTGACGGCGATCCTCGAAAATGCGCTGCCGGCAGACCATGAGGCCCTCGATCTCGAACTGGTCGTGAGAGACAGCACCGCGAAGCCAAGGCTGCGATAA
- a CDS encoding ABC transporter substrate-binding protein gives MKKLMVAMMASAMSLAAAHAMAADKVTLQLKWVTQSQFAGYYVAKDKGYYEEEGLDVDIKPGGPDIAPEQVIAGGGADVIVDWMGGALVAREKGVPLVNIAQPYQKSGMEMICRKDGPVKTEADFKGHTLGVWFFGNEYPFFAWMNKLGLKTDGGPDGVTVLKQSFDVQPLLQKQADCISVMTYNEYWQAIDAGLKPEDLVVFNYTAMGNDLLEDGLYAMEDKLKDPAFKEKMVKFVRASMKGWKYAMENPDDAAGIVVDAGGQDENHQKRMMGEVAKLIGDGTGKLDTTLYDRTAKALLDQKIINKEPAGAWTHDITDAAAK, from the coding sequence ATGAAAAAGTTGATGGTTGCGATGATGGCGAGCGCGATGTCGCTTGCCGCAGCACACGCGATGGCCGCCGACAAGGTGACGCTGCAGCTAAAATGGGTCACCCAGTCGCAGTTCGCCGGTTATTACGTTGCCAAGGACAAGGGCTACTACGAAGAAGAAGGCCTCGATGTCGATATCAAGCCGGGCGGCCCGGATATTGCGCCTGAGCAGGTGATTGCCGGCGGCGGCGCCGATGTGATCGTCGACTGGATGGGCGGCGCGCTGGTTGCCCGCGAAAAGGGCGTTCCGCTCGTCAACATCGCCCAGCCCTACCAGAAGTCCGGCATGGAAATGATCTGCCGCAAGGATGGCCCGGTCAAAACCGAAGCCGACTTCAAGGGCCACACGCTCGGCGTCTGGTTCTTCGGCAACGAATACCCCTTCTTCGCCTGGATGAACAAGCTCGGCCTCAAGACCGACGGAGGCCCTGACGGCGTGACCGTGCTGAAGCAGAGCTTCGATGTGCAGCCGCTGCTGCAGAAACAGGCCGATTGCATCTCCGTCATGACCTATAACGAATACTGGCAGGCGATCGATGCCGGCCTGAAGCCGGAAGACCTTGTTGTCTTCAACTATACCGCCATGGGCAACGACCTCCTGGAAGACGGCCTCTATGCAATGGAAGACAAGCTGAAGGATCCGGCCTTCAAGGAAAAGATGGTCAAGTTCGTCCGCGCTTCCATGAAGGGCTGGAAATATGCCATGGAAAATCCCGACGATGCAGCCGGGATCGTCGTCGACGCCGGCGGCCAGGACGAAAACCACCAGAAGCGGATGATGGGCGAAGTTGCCAAGCTGATCGGTGACGGCACCGGCAAGCTCGACACCACGCTCTATGACCGCACGGCCAAGGCCCTGCTCGACCAGAAGATCATCAACAAGGAACCGGCGGGCGCCTGGACTCACGACATCACCGACGCTGCCGCCAAGTAA